Proteins encoded by one window of Flexibacter flexilis DSM 6793:
- a CDS encoding deoxynucleoside kinase, with product MHIAIAGNIGAGKTTLASKLAQHYGWEAHFEAVDNNPYLSDFYEDMNRWSFHLQIFFLNSRIAQIHHIRNSQNPIIQDRTIYEDAYIFAKNLHDSGLMTSRDYQNYLGIFNTMHNFIQPPDLLIYLRADLPKLVGQIEKRGRDYENNIRLEYLKNLNKHYEDWISTYKESRLLIIDVNQLDYAARAEDLQLIIQKVDESLAQIA from the coding sequence ATGCACATCGCTATCGCTGGCAATATTGGCGCAGGCAAAACTACGCTTGCTTCCAAATTAGCCCAACATTATGGCTGGGAAGCGCACTTTGAAGCTGTGGATAACAATCCGTATCTGTCTGATTTCTATGAAGATATGAATCGTTGGTCTTTTCATTTGCAAATCTTTTTTCTCAATAGCCGCATTGCGCAAATCCATCACATTCGCAACAGCCAAAATCCTATTATTCAGGACAGAACTATTTACGAAGATGCTTATATTTTCGCTAAAAATCTGCATGATTCGGGGCTAATGACTTCCCGCGACTACCAAAATTATCTGGGGATTTTCAATACCATGCACAATTTTATTCAGCCGCCCGACTTGCTGATTTACTTGCGTGCCGACTTGCCCAAACTCGTGGGTCAAATCGAGAAACGTGGCCGCGACTACGAAAACAATATTCGTTTGGAATACCTCAAAAACCTTAACAAGCATTACGAAGACTGGATTTCCACGTACAAAGAAAGCCGCTTGTTGATTATAGACGTGAATCAACTCGACTACGCCGCACGCGCCGAAGATTTGCAATTGATTATCCAGAAAGTAGATGAATCGTTGGCACAAATTGCCTAA
- a CDS encoding tetratricopeptide repeat protein, which produces MKPSVILFYFLMLSLGSGGRCVWAQTLGAVTEKDKIDKLLVAATQESQKSHLLNDLAYFYLGFAPDSAFKLAKQAQKIAQKYHQPDALATSYFISGRVLYEQGAFNLALENYLNALQLYKTQKDLKGQAVTYQHLGLAYQYAKKLPVALDNYRKALDLFGQLDDKAGIAGTLSYIGHLFEKQESYKEAIDYQQKAFTIYEQIQDKTGLAKVLDNMGSIYEDLKDYPKAYEYFAQALAYNRQVNNQVNAVVDLNNLGDILQKQGKYEASLPFFFESLALARKLNQRYQLRSVYRDISQTYFLLGNSPKAYTYLDSAYVMYGEVYNLETARQIAEMQAIYQTQEKDKEITLLERDKKISTLWWYILGVGGSLLFLLAAVIVNRQRLLLNKNRKILEQNQRLFEAEHALQRTALENAHLNEVQLKIELENKQLKQQTLQNELDTRNRELTGRTLTIVQKNEILTDIVTQIQVALRKPVAEKDELLQQLSGMIDKNIQLNKDWNEFQLAFEQVHNDFFSRLQQEYPDLTAGDLRLCSLIRLNMDSKDMANTLGISQDSLRVNRHRLRKKLRLQQKDSLTNFMMTF; this is translated from the coding sequence ATGAAGCCTTCTGTTATTCTTTTTTATTTTTTAATGTTGAGTTTGGGGAGTGGGGGACGATGCGTTTGGGCGCAAACTTTGGGGGCAGTTACCGAAAAAGATAAGATAGATAAACTATTGGTAGCGGCTACCCAAGAATCCCAGAAAAGCCATTTACTCAATGACTTGGCATATTTTTATTTGGGTTTTGCTCCAGACTCTGCCTTTAAATTGGCGAAGCAAGCCCAAAAAATTGCCCAAAAATATCATCAACCAGACGCTTTGGCAACAAGCTATTTTATTTCGGGAAGGGTATTGTATGAGCAAGGCGCGTTTAATTTGGCCTTAGAAAATTATCTGAATGCGCTGCAATTGTACAAAACGCAAAAAGACCTGAAAGGCCAAGCCGTCACCTACCAGCATTTGGGATTGGCGTATCAGTATGCCAAAAAATTGCCCGTAGCGTTAGATAATTACAGAAAAGCACTGGATTTGTTTGGGCAACTGGACGATAAAGCAGGAATTGCGGGGACGCTTAGTTACATAGGCCATTTGTTTGAAAAGCAAGAATCATACAAGGAAGCCATTGATTATCAGCAAAAAGCCTTTACGATATATGAACAGATTCAGGATAAAACGGGTTTGGCAAAAGTGTTGGACAATATGGGCAGCATTTATGAGGATTTGAAAGATTATCCCAAAGCTTATGAGTATTTTGCGCAGGCTTTGGCCTATAACCGACAGGTCAACAATCAGGTAAACGCCGTTGTGGATTTGAACAATTTGGGCGATATTCTCCAAAAACAAGGCAAATACGAGGCTTCTCTTCCTTTTTTCTTTGAGAGTTTGGCTCTGGCGCGTAAGCTCAACCAACGATACCAGCTGCGCAGTGTTTATCGCGATATTTCCCAAACGTATTTTTTGTTGGGCAACTCCCCGAAGGCTTATACTTATTTGGATTCGGCTTATGTGATGTACGGAGAAGTATATAATTTGGAAACGGCTCGCCAAATCGCAGAAATGCAAGCCATTTACCAAACCCAAGAAAAAGACAAAGAAATTACGTTGCTGGAAAGAGATAAGAAAATCAGTACGTTATGGTGGTATATATTGGGCGTTGGCGGAAGTTTATTGTTTTTGTTGGCCGCCGTGATTGTGAACAGGCAAAGGCTTTTACTCAATAAAAATAGAAAGATTTTGGAGCAAAATCAGCGTTTGTTTGAAGCCGAACACGCTTTGCAGCGTACCGCGCTGGAAAATGCGCACCTGAATGAAGTGCAACTCAAAATAGAGTTAGAAAATAAGCAATTAAAACAACAAACGCTTCAAAATGAACTAGATACGCGCAACAGAGAACTGACAGGCCGCACGCTGACCATCGTACAAAAAAATGAAATATTGACCGATATTGTTACGCAAATTCAGGTGGCTTTGCGCAAACCCGTAGCCGAAAAAGACGAGCTATTGCAGCAGCTTTCGGGGATGATAGATAAAAATATTCAGCTCAATAAAGATTGGAACGAATTTCAGTTGGCATTTGAGCAAGTGCACAACGACTTTTTTAGTCGCCTGCAACAAGAATATCCAGACCTAACGGCAGGAGATTTGCGGCTCTGCTCGCTTATTCGCCTCAACATGGACTCTAAAGACATGGCCAATACGTTGGGAATTTCGCAAGATAGTCTTCGGGTGAACCGCCACCGCTTACGCAAAAAACTCAGGCTACAACAAAAAGACAGCCTCACCAATTTTATGATGACTTTCTAA
- a CDS encoding ABC transporter ATP-binding protein, which translates to MAKRQAFSPVEEQDKKKVTKEGLRKALRIFNFVWPYKYMFLTGMVFLGLSSLTVMVFPYVTARLVDSAVGVSMQQDRNTLALSIIGILVLQSVFSFLRVLLFSRVSESSLQDIRLALYSKMVTLPVPFMEQRRVGELTSRLTTDVAQLQDVLSLTLAEFFRQLVTLVGGVFFIFFISTRLTLVMLSSFPFIVIGAIIFGKYIRTLSKKSQDQLAEANVVAEETLQAINIVKAFTNEVFEVSRYRKTLDQVLQNALRTAMFRGGFISFIIFAIFGGIVLVMWYGLGLVQDNLITIGDLVAFVMYTVFIGAAVGGMGDMYGQLQKTIGASERILEILEEKSEIDLADNVPNTRVNGSVRFDNVRFSYPSRADVQILKGISFEVEAGKKVALVGHSGAGKSTIVQLLSRYYELESGFISVDDKNIKDYNITELRRNIGVVPQEVMLFGGTIRENIAYGLPEATEAQVQDAARKANAWDFISAFPEGLETIVGERGIKLSGGQRQRIAIARAILKNPAVLVLDEATSSLDAESEKLVQAALDELMKNRTTIIIAHRLATIRQVDTIYVLNEGRIIEQGTHEQLLTNDSGLYANLIKLQFELKA; encoded by the coding sequence ATGGCAAAACGACAGGCTTTTTCTCCCGTAGAAGAACAAGATAAAAAGAAAGTAACCAAAGAAGGTTTGCGCAAAGCTTTACGCATTTTCAACTTTGTGTGGCCGTACAAATATATGTTTTTGACGGGAATGGTCTTTTTGGGACTTTCCAGCCTTACGGTGATGGTATTCCCATATGTTACAGCTCGCCTCGTGGATTCGGCGGTAGGCGTAAGCATGCAACAAGACCGTAACACATTGGCTTTGAGCATCATTGGCATTTTGGTATTACAAAGTGTTTTTTCGTTTTTGCGCGTATTGCTTTTCTCGCGCGTGAGCGAAAGCAGCTTGCAAGACATTCGTTTGGCTTTGTATAGCAAAATGGTAACACTGCCCGTTCCCTTTATGGAACAACGTCGCGTGGGCGAACTAACCAGCCGCCTGACCACCGACGTAGCCCAGTTGCAAGACGTGTTGTCGCTGACGCTGGCCGAATTTTTCAGACAATTAGTTACGCTCGTAGGCGGTGTATTTTTTATTTTCTTCATTTCTACGCGCCTGACGCTGGTCATGTTGTCCTCGTTTCCGTTCATTGTGATTGGCGCGATTATTTTCGGGAAATACATTCGTACACTTTCCAAAAAGTCGCAAGACCAACTCGCCGAAGCCAACGTAGTAGCCGAAGAAACCTTGCAGGCGATCAATATTGTAAAAGCCTTCACCAACGAAGTTTTTGAAGTGTCGCGCTACCGCAAAACCCTTGACCAAGTGTTACAAAATGCGTTGCGCACGGCCATGTTTCGTGGCGGATTTATTTCGTTTATCATTTTCGCGATTTTTGGCGGTATCGTGTTGGTTATGTGGTACGGTTTGGGACTCGTGCAAGACAACCTCATCACGATTGGCGATTTGGTGGCCTTTGTGATGTACACGGTGTTTATTGGGGCGGCTGTCGGTGGCATGGGCGACATGTACGGCCAACTCCAAAAAACCATTGGCGCATCTGAGCGTATTTTGGAAATTTTGGAAGAAAAATCCGAAATCGACTTGGCCGACAACGTGCCAAATACACGCGTAAACGGTTCGGTTCGTTTTGATAATGTGCGTTTTAGCTATCCATCACGCGCGGACGTACAAATTCTGAAAGGCATTAGTTTTGAAGTGGAAGCAGGTAAAAAAGTGGCGTTAGTCGGACACAGTGGCGCGGGCAAATCAACCATCGTGCAGTTGCTTTCGCGCTATTACGAACTGGAAAGCGGCTTTATTTCGGTGGACGATAAAAATATTAAAGATTATAACATTACAGAATTGCGCCGTAACATTGGTGTAGTGCCACAAGAAGTAATGCTTTTTGGGGGAACAATTCGCGAAAACATTGCTTACGGCTTGCCAGAAGCGACCGAAGCGCAAGTACAAGACGCGGCGCGTAAGGCCAACGCTTGGGATTTTATCTCGGCTTTCCCCGAAGGCTTGGAAACAATTGTAGGCGAACGCGGTATCAAACTTTCGGGTGGCCAACGCCAACGCATCGCCATTGCGCGTGCCATTCTCAAAAATCCTGCGGTATTGGTGCTGGACGAAGCGACCAGTTCATTAGATGCCGAATCCGAAAAACTCGTACAAGCCGCTCTCGATGAGCTAATGAAAAACCGCACGACAATCATTATCGCGCACCGTTTGGCCACGATTCGCCAAGTAGATACGATTTATGTACTCAACGAAGGGCGCATCATTGAACAAGGCACACACGAACAACTTTTGACCAACGACAGCGGCCTTTACGCCAACCTCATCAAGCTGCAGTTCGAGTTGAAAGCCTAA
- the tgt gene encoding tRNA guanosine(34) transglycosylase Tgt, with amino-acid sequence MQFKLEAQDAGSKARAGLITTDHGTIETPIFMPVGTAASVKAIHQRELKEDIKAQIILGNTYHLYLRPGLSVLEQAGGLHKFNGWDRPILTDSGGYQVYSLSGTRKIKEEGVTFKSHIDGSKHIFTPEGVMDIQRTIGADIMMAFDECTPYPCDYEYARKSMDMTHRWLKRCISRFDSTEPKYGYSQTLFPIVQGSTYKDLRKASAEFIAEQNREGNAIGGLSVGEPAEDMYEMTELVCDILPKDKPRYLMGVGTPANILEGIALGVDMFDCVMPTRNGRNGMIFTTQGIVNIRNEKWKNDFSPLDPGLDGYVSSFYTKAYIRHLFISEEILGMQIASLQNLSFYLHLVQQARQKIKEGTFAAWKTQTIKQVMQRL; translated from the coding sequence ATGCAATTCAAATTAGAAGCCCAAGACGCAGGCAGCAAAGCACGTGCAGGGCTTATCACTACCGACCACGGCACAATCGAAACGCCGATTTTTATGCCTGTCGGGACGGCGGCTTCCGTAAAAGCCATTCACCAACGCGAACTAAAAGAAGATATTAAAGCCCAAATCATATTAGGCAATACTTACCATTTGTATTTGCGCCCTGGCTTGTCGGTGCTGGAACAGGCTGGCGGCTTACACAAATTTAATGGTTGGGACCGACCAATCCTGACGGATAGTGGTGGTTATCAAGTATATTCACTTTCGGGTACGCGCAAAATCAAAGAAGAAGGCGTAACTTTCAAATCGCACATCGACGGTTCGAAGCATATTTTTACGCCCGAAGGTGTCATGGACATTCAGCGCACTATCGGCGCGGATATTATGATGGCTTTTGATGAATGTACGCCCTATCCTTGCGACTACGAATATGCCCGCAAGTCTATGGACATGACGCATCGCTGGCTCAAACGTTGCATTTCGCGTTTTGATAGCACCGAACCAAAATATGGTTATTCTCAGACGCTGTTCCCAATCGTACAAGGCAGCACATACAAAGATTTGCGCAAAGCCTCCGCCGAATTTATAGCCGAACAAAACCGCGAAGGCAACGCCATCGGCGGCCTGTCGGTGGGCGAACCTGCCGAAGATATGTACGAAATGACGGAATTGGTGTGCGATATTTTGCCAAAAGACAAACCTCGCTACCTAATGGGTGTGGGTACGCCAGCCAATATTTTGGAAGGAATCGCGTTGGGCGTGGATATGTTCGATTGTGTAATGCCAACGCGCAACGGTCGTAACGGCATGATTTTCACCACACAAGGCATTGTAAATATTCGCAACGAAAAATGGAAAAACGATTTTAGCCCCTTAGACCCAGGACTGGACGGTTACGTTTCCTCGTTTTATACGAAGGCCTACATTCGCCATTTGTTTATTAGCGAGGAGATTTTGGGAATGCAAATTGCCAGCCTTCAAAACCTGTCGTTTTATCTGCATTTGGTGCAACAGGCACGCCAGAAAATCAAAGAAGGAACATTTGCAGCGTGGAAAACACAGACCATCAAACAAGTGATGCAACGCCTTTAA